AGCAGGCATTCCATGTTGCCGGCGTGGCCGGCCAGGGTAAATTTTTCCGATTGTTTGTTCATTGATCCCAGTGCTCAGATCTTCAGGCGTTCCACCACCTTACCGCCCACCAGGTGGGAGTCGATGATGTCGTCAATGTCGGTGGTGTCGACGTAGGTGTACCAGGTTCCTTCGGGATAGACCACCAGCACCGGGCCTTCTTCGCAGCGGTCCAGGCAGCCTGCCTGGTTGACCCGGATCTTGCCGGGCCCGTTCAGTCCCAGCTGCTTGATGCGCTTCTTGGCGTGCTGCTGGGCCACCTGCGCACCCTGGGCGCCGCAGCATGGCCGTCCGTCTTCACGCTGGTTCATGCAGAAGAACACGTGCTGCTGGAAGAATGGCTTGTCGCTCATGGTCTGTTCTTTTCGCGAGGGAAGAAATTGCCATGATAGCGTAGGCGGGGCGATCAGGGGCGATGCGCTTGCGCGCGCCAGGCCCCTGCGGCGCTAGCGGCGGCGGTCGGCCACACGGTTCAGTTTGTGCGACGGCAACATCAAAAACCACACGGCAAGAAGCGGCCAGACCAGGGACAGGAATTGGGCGGCGCCGTTAAAGTTCAGGAACTTGCCCTGGACCCAGCCTTGCAAGGTGGCGGAAAAGTAAGGGTTGACCGGGATGGTGTTCACCACCAGCAAACTGAGCAGCAAGGTGGCGATGGCCAGCCGCCGCTGCGCGACCTGGGGCGCAAATGCCAGGCCCGAGAGCATGATCACGCCAATCAAAAAGCCGCCCTGGGCGCCGGGCGTAATCCAGGCAAAGGCGTTGGCCGGGGTGAACTGCAGGGAGCTGGCCAGGGTCTTGAACAGCAGGCCAATGGCCAGCATGGCCAGCACCAGGCGCGTGCGCGGCGCACCCCGGTTGAGCAGGCACAGCATGGTCAGCACGGCGCCGGTCATGCCGCAGGCCGTGATCACGGTTTCCGACAGCAGGAATTGTTCCGACGTCATGGCCTTGCCGGGGCGCAGCATGGCCACCAGGTCGATGTCGGTGTCGAGTCCGCGCGAGAGCCAGCCGGACAGGATGGGCAGCAGCTGGCCATGCCCGAACAGGTAGCCCACCGGATAGATCTGGGCCAGCGGCCACAGGGCCAGCAGCACCAGGCCCTGGCTGGCGTGGGGTGCGAACCAGCGCTTGCGGGTCTGGTACAGGCGGCTTTCATTGAGGTAGGAACGGGCCCCGGCCAGGCCGATAAAGGCGCCCACCAGGGCGCCGGCCGAATTGGTCATGAAGTCGAGATTGGATGGCACGCGGCTGGGCAGGTACGTCTGCACCGCTTCCATGATGCCCGACACCAGCACCCCCAGCACGGCGGCGCCGATGATGGCCCAGATGCCGCGCAGCCAGGGGTAGATGGCCAGTACCAGCAGCATGCCGAGCGGGATGTAGCCAATGATGTTGACCACCACGTCGAACCCGGTCCAGTACTGCGGCATGTTCAGCGTCAGGAAGGTGAACGGCGACAGGCCGGCACCACGCCAGCCCGAAAACGGGAACCAGCTGGCGTAGACGATCAGCAGCAGGTAGGCCAGCAGCGCGGCCCGCGACACGGGCGATCCGCGCGGCTCGCGCCGTGGTTCGGTGCTGACGACCTCGTTGCCGCTCATTGCTTCGGCACCACCTGCGCGGTGGGCAGGCTGGCCAGCCAGGCCACCATGTCGGCCGCGATGGCGTCGGTGGCGGCGGTCAGGGCGCGTGCGCCGCCGGCCGCATCGGCCGTGGTGGCGCTGATCTTGCGGCTGAAGATTTTCTGGTCGACCAGCTTGTGCTGCTGGA
This region of Massilia sp. PAMC28688 genomic DNA includes:
- a CDS encoding ferredoxin, translating into MSDKPFFQQHVFFCMNQREDGRPCCGAQGAQVAQQHAKKRIKQLGLNGPGKIRVNQAGCLDRCEEGPVLVVYPEGTWYTYVDTTDIDDIIDSHLVGGKVVERLKI
- a CDS encoding VanZ family protein; the encoded protein is MSGNEVVSTEPRREPRGSPVSRAALLAYLLLIVYASWFPFSGWRGAGLSPFTFLTLNMPQYWTGFDVVVNIIGYIPLGMLLVLAIYPWLRGIWAIIGAAVLGVLVSGIMEAVQTYLPSRVPSNLDFMTNSAGALVGAFIGLAGARSYLNESRLYQTRKRWFAPHASQGLVLLALWPLAQIYPVGYLFGHGQLLPILSGWLSRGLDTDIDLVAMLRPGKAMTSEQFLLSETVITACGMTGAVLTMLCLLNRGAPRTRLVLAMLAIGLLFKTLASSLQFTPANAFAWITPGAQGGFLIGVIMLSGLAFAPQVAQRRLAIATLLLSLLVVNTIPVNPYFSATLQGWVQGKFLNFNGAAQFLSLVWPLLAVWFLMLPSHKLNRVADRRR